In Amaranthus tricolor cultivar Red isolate AtriRed21 chromosome 3, ASM2621246v1, whole genome shotgun sequence, a single window of DNA contains:
- the LOC130808885 gene encoding GEM-like protein 5 encodes MAGTPPEDLSGSPPQSQPQEEVVKNNEVTKKWGTHVMGPPSNPTAHPDNQEAAFWKADEHQRHYFHDQPYLVYSPMDRAPTSNPLEPVIHAFNSWTQKAETIARNIWHNLKTGPSVSEAAWGKINLTAKALSEGGFESLFRQIFQTEAEEKLKKTFACYLSTSTGPVAGTMYLSNLRVAFCSDRPLSFIAPSGQEAWSYYKVMIPLTQISGISPVTMGANSNERYIQITTVDNHEFWFMGFVNFDKATHHLLQTLSAFRAADYGPHAQPALSY; translated from the exons ATGGCTGGAACCCCACCAGAAGACTTGTCTGGATCACCACCACAATCGCAACCGCAGGAAGAAGTTGTGAAAAATAATGAGGTGACAAAGAAGTGGGGAACCCATGTGATGGGTCCGCCATCGAACCCAACTGCTCATCCGGACAACCAGGAAGCGGCTTTCTGGAAGGCTGATGAGCATCAGAGAcattattttcatgatcaacCTTACTTGGTTTACTCTCCCATGGATAGGGCTCCTACTAGTAACCCTCTTGAGCCTGTTATTCATGCTTTCAACTCCTGGACCCAGAAAGCTGAGACTATTGCCCGTAACATTTGGCATAACT TGAAAACAGGACCATCAGTATCAGAAGCAGCGTGGGGAAAGATCAATCTAACAGCAAAGGCACTGTCAGAAGGTGGATTTGAATCTCTGTTCAGGCAGATATTCCAGACTGAAGCAGAGGAGAAGTTAAAAAAGACCTTTGCTTGTTACCTATCCACTTCCACAGGACCAGTTGCCGGAACCATGTACTTATCAAATCTCAGGGTTGCCTTCTGCAGTGATCGCCCACTTTCCTTCATTGCTCCTTCTGGTCAGGAAGCCTGGAGTTACTACAAG GTTATGATTCCCCTGACACAAATAAGCGGTATAAGCCCAGTGACAATGGGAGCAAATTCGAATGAAAGGTACATACAAATAACAACAGTGGATAACCATGAATTTTGGTTCATGGGATTTGTCAATTTCGACAAGGCAACACACCATCTCCTTCAGACACTTTCTGCTTTCAGGGCCGCTGATTATGGCCCCCATGCCCAACCTGCTCTATCCTATTAG